A genomic window from Motacilla alba alba isolate MOTALB_02 chromosome 2, Motacilla_alba_V1.0_pri, whole genome shotgun sequence includes:
- the GPR20 gene encoding G-protein coupled receptor 20, whose product MTMPTSSTQMPALDSINSTEQPNSNINLFSKFIHSDKQLFTDFYSLWIVLMVVNAIIFLVGVVLNSLALYVFCFRTKTKTTSVIYTINLIVTDLLVGFSLPVRIIMFYSAGDCKNCSLVHIFGYFVNMYCSILFLTCICVDRYLAIVQVEASRKWRNPTCAKGICIFIWIFATVVTFSILTMAIRFAKCCLSKILVLMVCEYFFPLIIIIFFTTRIMCALSKPSLMHQSRERRMRAVQLLITVLIIFMICFTPFHVLQVAISINPDMPHNVSLLVYHVTVTLSSLNSCMDPIVYCFVTNNFQSTMKNIFRKTEPEQTNADILGMNKNSKCSNANITFSNTIGSPLSLPSPSSVQI is encoded by the coding sequence ATGACCATGCCGACCTCCTCCACCCAAATGCCAGCCCTTGACTCTATCAATTCCACCGAGCAACCTAACTCCAACATCAACTTGTTCTCCAAGTTCATCCACTCAGACAAACAATTGTTCACAGATTTTTATAGCCTGTGGATTGTCCTGATGGTAGTCAATGCCATCATTTTCCTGGTGGGTGTTGTTCTGAACAGCTTGGCGCTGTATGTCTTCTGCTTCCGTACCAAGACAAAAACCACCTCTGTTATTTACACCATCAACTTGATTGTAACTGATCTCCTGGTGGGCTTTTCCTTGCCTGTCCGGATCATCATGTTCTACAGTGCAGGGGATTGCAAGAATTGTTCCTTGGTTCACATCTTTGGCTACTTTGTCAACATGTACTGCAGCATCCTCTTCTTGACGTGCATCTGCGTTGACCGCTACCTGGCAATAGTGCAGGTGGAAGCCTCACGTAAATGGAGGAACCCCACCTGTGCCAAGGGGATCTGCATCTTCATTTGGATCTTTGCCACTGTGGTGACTTTCTCCATCCTGACCATGGCAATACGATTTGCCAAGTGCTGCCTCTCCAAGATCCTAGTCCTGATGGTCTGCGAGTACTTCTTCCCCCTCATCATAATCATCTTCTTCACCACCAGGATTATGTGTGCCCTGTCCAAGCCCAGCCTCATGCACCAGAGTCGGGAGAGGAGAAtgagggctgtgcagctccttATCACCGTCCTCATCATCTTCATGATCTGCTTCACTCCTTTCCATGTGCTGCAGGTCGCAATCTCCATCAACCCAGACATGCCCCACAATGTCAGCCTCCTCGTCTACCACGTGACAGTGACTCTGAGTAGCCTCAATAGCTGCATGGACCCCATTGTCTATTGCTTTGTCACCAATAACTTCCAGTCAACCATGAAAAACATCTTCAGGAAAACCGAGCCAGAGCAAACTAATGCAGACATCCTGGGTATGAACAAGAACTCCAAGTGCTCCAACGCAAACATCACCTTCTCAAACACAATAGGAAGCCCTCTGAGCTTGCCATCACCAAGCAGTGTTCAGATATAA